Proteins from a genomic interval of Pseudomonas versuta:
- a CDS encoding MBL fold metallo-hydrolase — protein MRFAVLGSGSQGNGTLIASDSTYVLVDCGFSLRETERRLVRLGISPHQLSAILVTHEHADHVHGVGLLSRRYNVPVYMSRGTQRGMRKPLEPAGFVAGGETLQIGALTISVTLVAHDAQEPTQYVFSDGKRRFGLLTDLGSYCAGVLDSYSGLDALMIEANHCRDMLARGHYPAFLKRRVGGQEGHLNNHQAASLVAELGWQHLQHLVLAHLSSKNNLPQLARQCFVDTLGCDPDWLQLADQDSGLDWRTIA, from the coding sequence ATGCGTTTTGCCGTTCTCGGCAGTGGTAGCCAAGGGAATGGCACGCTGATAGCCAGCGACAGCACCTATGTACTGGTCGATTGCGGTTTCTCGTTAAGGGAAACCGAGCGTCGTCTGGTTCGTTTGGGCATCAGCCCGCACCAGCTGAGCGCGATCCTGGTGACCCACGAACATGCCGATCACGTGCATGGCGTGGGTTTGCTGTCCCGGCGCTACAATGTGCCGGTGTACATGAGTCGTGGCACACAGCGCGGGATGCGCAAACCGCTTGAACCTGCCGGTTTCGTGGCAGGTGGCGAGACGTTGCAGATCGGTGCGTTGACTATCAGTGTGACTCTTGTCGCCCATGATGCTCAGGAACCCACCCAATACGTATTCAGTGACGGTAAGCGGCGTTTTGGCCTGCTGACCGATCTGGGGTCCTATTGTGCGGGTGTACTGGACAGCTATAGCGGCCTGGACGCGTTGATGATCGAGGCCAACCATTGCCGTGACATGCTTGCCCGTGGTCACTATCCCGCCTTCCTCAAGCGGCGGGTAGGTGGTCAGGAAGGACATTTGAACAACCACCAGGCCGCAAGCCTGGTGGCCGAGTTGGGCTGGCAACACCTGCAACACCTGGTACTGGCCCACCTCAGCAGCAAGAACAACCTGCCGCAGCTGGCCCGGCAATGTTTTGTCGACACCCTCGGGTGCGACCCGGACTGGCTGCAACTGGCCGATCAAGATTCAGGGCTCGACTGGCGCACAATCGCCTAG
- the purC gene encoding phosphoribosylaminoimidazolesuccinocarboxamide synthase — protein sequence MEKREELYRGKAKSVYTTDDANRLILLFRNDTSAFDGKRIEQLDRKGMVNNKFNAFIMQKLEEAGVPTQFDKLLGDNECLVKKLDMIPVECVVRNYAAGSLVKRLGVEEGMKLNPYTFELFLKDDAKGDPFINESHVVAFGWGTAEQLVRMKELSLKVNEVLNKLFDDAGLLLVDFKLEFGVFHDGSIVLGDEFSPDGCRLWDKATGKKMDKDRFRQGLGDVIEAYEEVAQRLGVPL from the coding sequence ATGGAAAAACGTGAAGAACTCTATCGCGGTAAAGCGAAATCGGTTTACACAACTGACGACGCAAACCGCTTGATCCTGTTGTTTCGCAACGACACCTCAGCGTTCGACGGCAAGCGCATCGAACAGCTGGACCGCAAAGGCATGGTCAACAACAAGTTCAACGCCTTCATCATGCAGAAACTCGAAGAAGCCGGCGTGCCGACCCAATTCGACAAACTGCTGGGCGATAACGAATGCCTGGTCAAAAAACTCGACATGATCCCGGTCGAGTGCGTTGTGCGTAACTACGCTGCCGGCAGCCTGGTCAAGCGTCTGGGTGTGGAAGAGGGCATGAAGCTCAACCCTTACACCTTTGAACTGTTTCTCAAGGACGACGCCAAGGGTGACCCGTTCATCAACGAATCCCACGTCGTGGCGTTCGGTTGGGGCACTGCCGAGCAACTGGTTCGCATGAAAGAACTGTCGCTCAAGGTCAACGAAGTGCTGAACAAGCTGTTCGACGACGCTGGCCTGCTGCTGGTGGACTTCAAACTCGAGTTCGGCGTATTCCACGATGGCAGTATCGTTCTGGGCGACGAATTCAGCCCGGACGGCTGCCGTCTGTGGGACAAGGCCACTGGCAAGAAGATGGACAAGGACCGCTTTCGTCAGGGCCTGGGCGACGTTATCGAAGCCTACGAAGAAGTTGCACAGCGTCTCGGCGTACCGCTTTAA
- a CDS encoding SDR family NAD(P)-dependent oxidoreductase, whose amino-acid sequence MSEQSGAQVTALACDISDPHSVRQAGAQVQERYGRCDILINNASVLRPASLENITLEQWNPGTLKDLSVVWKNTSARHSWRNSTTSDFDDNRLFISYPVSLL is encoded by the coding sequence TTGAGTGAGCAAAGCGGGGCGCAAGTCACCGCCCTGGCCTGTGATATCAGTGACCCGCACAGCGTTCGACAGGCTGGCGCGCAGGTTCAGGAGCGCTATGGCCGTTGCGACATTCTGATCAATAACGCCAGCGTCCTGCGCCCGGCGAGCCTCGAAAATATAACCCTGGAACAATGGAATCCCGGCACTTTAAAAGACCTGAGCGTTGTCTGGAAAAACACCAGCGCCCGTCACAGTTGGCGTAATAGCACTACCAGTGACTTTGACGATAATCGCCTGTTCATCAGTTACCCTGTCTCGTTGTTGTGA
- a CDS encoding pilus assembly protein, which translates to MKSIVIALMCCAGFTWSAAHAAAPKLNVGSMHDYIESDKGTLLKRVRNAGDATAFVRVEISEIVYGADNKPTEQAVENTRLGNDKDGLVASPARMIIPANSQQATRLVYSGDRTRERYYRVRYVPAMPEKSDDFALSAAQRSEYEKELAVGVSVMAGFGTIVFVHPTGARYATEFKEDAGSFTVINNGNSTVVLDELKECDTKGANCLPPRKVHLLPQRSETLSKDGQKTYQFSLVEGSQEKPIRLGSK; encoded by the coding sequence ATGAAAAGCATTGTTATTGCCTTGATGTGTTGTGCAGGTTTTACATGGTCTGCTGCGCATGCGGCGGCCCCCAAGTTAAATGTCGGCTCAATGCATGATTACATTGAATCTGATAAAGGTACTTTGCTCAAACGTGTGCGTAATGCTGGTGATGCCACCGCTTTTGTTCGGGTGGAAATCAGCGAGATTGTTTACGGTGCTGACAATAAACCGACTGAACAAGCGGTTGAGAATACGCGTTTAGGTAACGATAAAGATGGTCTGGTCGCCAGCCCGGCACGCATGATCATTCCGGCCAATAGTCAGCAGGCAACGCGCTTGGTGTATTCCGGAGATCGTACCCGTGAACGTTATTACCGCGTTCGCTACGTGCCGGCAATGCCTGAAAAGAGCGATGATTTTGCGTTGTCTGCTGCGCAGCGCAGCGAATATGAAAAAGAATTAGCGGTCGGTGTAAGTGTCATGGCGGGCTTTGGCACAATTGTTTTTGTGCATCCGACCGGTGCCCGTTACGCCACTGAGTTTAAAGAAGACGCTGGCAGCTTTACCGTTATTAATAACGGCAATAGCACCGTCGTACTTGATGAATTGAAAGAATGTGATACCAAAGGGGCTAATTGCCTGCCACCTAGAAAAGTTCATTTGCTGCCACAGCGCAGTGAAACCTTAAGTAAGGATGGGCAAAAAACCTACCAATTTAGCCTTGTCGAAGGGAGTCAGGAAAAACCGATTCGCCTGGGTTCTAAATAA
- a CDS encoding CS1 type fimbrial major subunit encodes MKIRSLFAAALVLSSGAAFAAPVDIQVDVQATIPSSTSLDVYDVGGWAATPLTMAYNRTTEALSPVSGPLSLKGGVGAVAAYLNFPPVLVSGSDNIAMNVTVGGVALPVGNAAPAEVATAPQALAGIQKEFQATAAAAPAGGYAAGNYNGQIHMTFDTVAP; translated from the coding sequence ATGAAAATTCGTTCGCTGTTTGCAGCTGCCCTTGTTCTTTCTTCTGGTGCCGCTTTCGCTGCTCCGGTTGATATTCAAGTTGATGTTCAGGCCACTATCCCTTCGTCTACCAGTCTTGATGTGTACGATGTGGGTGGCTGGGCTGCGACCCCGCTGACTATGGCATACAACCGAACAACTGAAGCTCTGTCGCCAGTATCGGGCCCGCTGAGCCTCAAGGGTGGTGTCGGTGCTGTTGCCGCTTACCTGAACTTCCCCCCGGTGTTGGTCAGTGGCTCGGACAACATTGCAATGAATGTAACTGTCGGCGGTGTTGCTTTGCCAGTCGGTAACGCGGCACCCGCTGAAGTAGCCACCGCTCCCCAGGCTCTTGCCGGCATCCAGAAAGAGTTCCAGGCGACTGCCGCTGCAGCACCTGCCGGTGGTTATGCCGCAGGTAATTACAACGGCCAGATCCACATGACTTTTGACACTGTAGCGCCTTGA
- a CDS encoding TcfC E-set like domain-containing protein — protein sequence MLEQTEGLPKDFLEHFFDLPLAVRIEQDGKFLGDGRVVLSRNNTVQLLDLSEFHDSKLSAVDRQRWSDYLEQPRPVGNCTSNCDNGLVAIHYSLQNSLLSLVTNTAELDPTEARYHKLPEGGSHGLILRNQFNVSGGSGADTSGRYSVDAQGSIGNWSTVGSYQVDRSSYEGAETRQSIQSLYGQREHDNKFVKAGFFLPNFQGVARQPSTPGSVPNTIVGVMIGSSDSLAINSSSPSIYPVYVTANRQGMVEIYRDGSLIYTQPVEPGLQLIDTRRLPGGIYEVEVRLVEDGKVTSTETELINKPAHWSNSQERWRYSSFIGQQRNLLNTYSTDQADNLAVGGVVNYLAHPRAVLGAMVQQIGKERAVGGSVNWHASDTSNVYTNVFHSSEHGVGLDVQAIRNYATGSVMFNHSLNWQNADKYLKTRAGTQQNSAVALNHRLDDVNSLTARASYSNGVTSGVGLDLSFSRRSKVLGSDANWRTSVFDRPATSSSGNQRNRGLDVTLTMALGSEGRRYSVGAGTRAASKGGRDQYVNAGVYQDLEGGVLSSVNGNVSSDRYGVGLNGGASFEGDVVRGDLFAQRSSLEGGITGGVNLESTVAIGGGKMVTAGNGVNIGAHTGMIIDVESDLPDLELMAQDTTGSSTTLKPGRNFVPVTAYKPGTLQLDFAGRDAPAASIHPAMTSYHLNKGGVAYRQVKVMQTLTVMGQVHDADGKPLRGAEVRNHAGRSVAEADGFFTLEMSARQPMLEVTHPSIKGCTFHLDDKRYPREGEVVMVGKLKCDELNTSKPLLSASVEQQG from the coding sequence TTGCTTGAGCAGACTGAAGGCCTTCCAAAAGATTTTCTAGAACATTTTTTCGACCTGCCTCTGGCAGTTCGTATTGAGCAGGACGGCAAGTTCCTGGGCGATGGTCGGGTGGTCTTGTCGCGTAACAACACCGTTCAATTGCTGGACCTGAGCGAATTTCACGACAGCAAGTTAAGCGCCGTCGACCGCCAGCGCTGGAGCGACTACCTTGAGCAGCCGCGCCCGGTGGGTAATTGCACCAGCAACTGTGACAACGGTCTGGTAGCGATTCATTACAGTCTGCAAAACTCGCTGCTGTCGCTGGTGACCAACACTGCCGAGCTGGACCCTACAGAAGCCCGTTATCACAAGCTGCCCGAGGGTGGCAGTCACGGCCTGATACTGCGCAATCAGTTCAACGTGTCCGGTGGCAGCGGCGCCGATACCAGTGGTCGTTACTCGGTGGATGCCCAGGGCAGTATTGGCAACTGGTCCACGGTCGGCAGCTATCAGGTCGATCGTAGCAGTTACGAAGGCGCCGAAACCCGGCAATCGATCCAGAGCCTGTACGGTCAGCGCGAGCACGACAATAAATTTGTCAAGGCCGGGTTTTTTCTGCCCAATTTTCAAGGGGTAGCGCGCCAGCCCAGCACTCCAGGGTCGGTACCCAATACCATTGTCGGGGTAATGATCGGCTCGTCCGACAGCCTGGCCATCAACAGTTCCAGCCCCAGCATTTACCCGGTCTACGTGACGGCCAATCGCCAGGGCATGGTTGAAATCTATCGTGATGGCAGCCTGATCTATACCCAGCCGGTAGAGCCGGGCCTGCAGCTCATCGATACCCGCCGCCTGCCGGGGGGTATTTACGAGGTGGAGGTGCGTCTGGTTGAGGACGGCAAGGTGACGTCCACCGAGACTGAGCTGATCAATAAGCCCGCGCACTGGAGTAACTCCCAGGAGCGCTGGCGCTACAGTTCGTTCATCGGGCAGCAGCGTAACCTGCTGAACACTTACAGCACCGATCAAGCCGATAATCTGGCAGTCGGCGGGGTGGTCAACTACCTGGCCCACCCTCGTGCCGTATTGGGCGCCATGGTCCAGCAGATTGGCAAAGAGCGAGCGGTGGGCGGTTCGGTCAACTGGCACGCCAGTGATACGTCAAACGTCTATACCAACGTCTTTCACTCCAGCGAACATGGTGTGGGGCTTGATGTGCAGGCGATCCGCAACTATGCCACCGGTAGCGTGATGTTTAACCACAGCCTGAACTGGCAGAACGCCGACAAGTACCTCAAGACCCGGGCCGGTACCCAGCAGAACTCGGCGGTCGCGCTCAATCATCGGCTGGATGACGTCAACAGCCTGACTGCCCGTGCTTCGTACAGCAACGGCGTCACCAGCGGCGTAGGCCTGGACCTATCTTTCAGCCGTCGCTCCAAGGTGCTGGGCAGCGATGCCAACTGGCGGACCTCGGTATTCGACCGGCCGGCAACCAGCAGCAGTGGCAACCAGCGCAATCGCGGGCTCGACGTGACGCTGACCATGGCCTTGGGCAGTGAAGGCCGGCGCTATAGCGTCGGTGCCGGGACCCGGGCCGCCAGCAAAGGCGGGCGTGACCAGTATGTGAATGCCGGTGTTTACCAGGACCTCGAAGGCGGCGTACTCAGTAGTGTCAACGGCAACGTCTCCAGCGACCGTTACGGCGTGGGCCTGAACGGCGGTGCTTCCTTTGAGGGGGATGTGGTACGTGGCGACCTGTTCGCCCAGCGCTCATCCCTCGAAGGTGGCATCACCGGCGGGGTCAACCTGGAAAGTACAGTGGCAATCGGTGGCGGCAAAATGGTCACCGCAGGCAATGGCGTCAACATTGGTGCCCATACCGGGATGATTATCGATGTTGAATCCGACTTGCCGGATCTGGAACTGATGGCGCAGGACACCACGGGCTCCAGCACCACGCTCAAGCCCGGGCGCAACTTTGTACCGGTGACTGCCTACAAGCCAGGCACCCTGCAGCTGGATTTTGCCGGGCGCGATGCGCCGGCGGCGTCCATCCACCCGGCCATGACCAGCTACCACCTGAACAAGGGCGGGGTTGCTTACCGTCAGGTCAAGGTGATGCAGACCCTGACCGTGATGGGCCAGGTGCATGATGCAGACGGCAAGCCATTGCGCGGTGCCGAGGTGCGTAACCATGCCGGGCGCAGCGTCGCCGAAGCGGATGGTTTCTTCACCCTGGAAATGAGTGCCCGCCAGCCGATGCTGGAAGTGACTCACCCAAGCATCAAGGGCTGCACCTTCCATCTGGACGACAAGCGCTACCCGCGTGAAGGCGAGGTGGTGATGGTGGGCAAACTGAAGTGTGACGAATTAAACACGAGCAAACCGTTACTCAGCGCAAGTGTCGAGCAGCAAGGATAA
- a CDS encoding ImpA family type VI secretion system protein translates to MMVDEYIAVLASQGAGEDLEYDPVFIALVNEVASKEGAQYGDYVYIPEPVDWASVETKCKSLFERTLDFRVAVSLTRAWLERDGLLGLTKGLSVLVFLVRERWEDTYPRLSREDQFDSLERINILAELAVPSTVIARLRQEVLVSLPSGESLSCADLDLIASGGESDGREECLKRLESQIEPQCSIDLMRALSALNRVKGLLDNFNQCLDEHTGLCEVSPLHPLSRLIQQWIQVVDSRLRRTVPAVSSAPGPDMAQPVAGVALPVGGCRSREEVIRALDAIAAYYTCHEPSSPIPMLVQRVRRLAGMDFLEIMAELAPSSVSDMRALAGIQED, encoded by the coding sequence ATGATGGTCGATGAATATATTGCCGTGCTTGCCAGTCAGGGGGCTGGCGAAGATCTGGAATATGACCCCGTATTTATTGCGCTGGTCAATGAGGTGGCCAGTAAAGAGGGCGCTCAGTACGGCGATTATGTATATATCCCGGAACCTGTTGATTGGGCCTCGGTTGAGACTAAATGCAAAAGCCTTTTTGAGCGTACGCTGGATTTTCGCGTGGCAGTTTCTCTGACTCGGGCCTGGCTTGAGCGCGACGGTTTACTGGGCCTGACGAAGGGCTTGAGTGTGCTGGTTTTTCTTGTGCGTGAGCGCTGGGAAGATACCTACCCCAGGTTAAGTCGTGAAGATCAATTCGATTCGCTGGAAAGAATCAATATTCTCGCTGAACTTGCAGTGCCTTCGACGGTGATCGCCAGGCTTCGACAAGAAGTACTGGTTAGTTTGCCCAGTGGCGAGTCTTTGAGTTGTGCCGATTTGGATTTAATTGCAAGTGGCGGGGAATCGGACGGGCGTGAAGAGTGTCTGAAACGGCTGGAAAGTCAGATCGAACCTCAATGTTCGATTGATCTGATGCGAGCGCTGAGTGCACTTAATCGGGTAAAGGGATTGCTGGACAACTTTAATCAATGTCTGGATGAACACACCGGGCTCTGTGAAGTTTCGCCGCTGCACCCGCTCTCTCGGTTAATCCAGCAATGGATACAAGTGGTGGACAGTCGTTTACGCCGTACTGTGCCGGCGGTCTCGTCGGCGCCCGGGCCTGATATGGCCCAGCCTGTTGCCGGCGTCGCATTGCCGGTTGGGGGGTGCCGTTCCAGAGAAGAGGTTATCAGGGCACTTGATGCCATTGCTGCTTATTACACGTGCCATGAGCCCAGTAGCCCCATCCCCATGTTAGTGCAAAGAGTACGACGCCTCGCGGGCATGGATTTTCTGGAAATCATGGCTGAGCTGGCGCCGTCCAGTGTCAGTGACATGCGGGCCTTGGCCGGTATTCAAGAAGATTGA
- the tssB gene encoding type VI secretion system contractile sheath small subunit, with amino-acid sequence MSSNASSQKFINRNRAPRVQIEYDVELYGAEKTIEIPFVNGVFADLSGSNTEGLPSVADRKFLEIDIDNFDERMSAIAPALKFSVSNELTGEGQLPIQLDIQRMDDFSPGSIARNIEPLRKLLEARNQLSNLLTYMDGKSGAEQLVAQLLEDPALMNSLLQQAKPAVPAE; translated from the coding sequence ATGTCCAGCAATGCAAGTAGTCAAAAATTTATAAACCGTAATCGTGCTCCGCGTGTACAGATTGAATACGACGTTGAGCTATACGGTGCTGAAAAAACCATTGAAATTCCTTTTGTTAATGGTGTGTTTGCCGATTTGTCCGGCTCGAATACCGAAGGCTTGCCCTCGGTGGCCGATCGCAAGTTTCTGGAAATCGACATCGATAACTTTGATGAACGCATGAGTGCAATCGCTCCGGCTTTAAAGTTTAGCGTGAGCAATGAACTGACCGGTGAAGGGCAACTGCCGATCCAGCTGGATATTCAGCGCATGGATGATTTCAGCCCGGGTTCTATCGCCCGCAATATCGAGCCGCTGCGCAAGTTGCTGGAGGCCCGAAATCAACTCTCCAACTTGCTGACCTATATGGACGGCAAAAGTGGTGCCGAGCAACTGGTCGCACAATTGCTCGAAGATCCGGCATTGATGAACTCATTGCTGCAACAGGCTAAACCCGCCGTCCCTGCTGAATAA
- the tssC gene encoding type VI secretion system contractile sheath large subunit produces the protein MTATEQLQSQESQTTTLAADSFSSLLQREFKPRSEQASDALHTAVQTLAEQALGSVHLIADDTLSTIEALIAAIDSKLSSQVNAILHHDAFQKLESSWRGLHHLVSNTETDEKLKIRFINISKAEVARELKKFKGAAWDQSPLFKKIYEHEYGQFGGEPFGALIADYYFDNSPPDVELLASMAKIAAAAHAPLISSADPGALLMDSWQELANPRDLGKIFQTPEHAAWRNFRSSEDSRYVGLTLPRFLGRIPYGAKTAPVDDFNFEEVTQGDSANYLWVNAAYAMGLNINQSFKQFGWCSQIRGIESGGAISGLPVHTYPSEDGGVDMTCPTEIAISDRRELELANNGFMPLVHCKNTSIAAFIGAQSLHSPQQYDDPDATANARLAARLPYLFATCRFAHYLKCIVRDKIGSFKERADIEEWLNSWIMRYVELNPATASDAAKARKPLSAAEVVVEEDQDNPGFYRAKFFLCPHYQLEGLTVSLRLVTKLPSLKN, from the coding sequence ATGACTGCAACTGAACAGCTTCAAAGTCAAGAGAGCCAGACCACTACCCTGGCGGCAGACAGTTTTAGCAGCTTGCTGCAACGCGAATTCAAACCCCGCAGCGAACAGGCCAGTGATGCACTGCACACTGCGGTGCAGACCCTGGCCGAGCAGGCGCTGGGTTCCGTACACCTGATTGCCGATGACACCCTGAGCACCATTGAAGCGCTCATCGCCGCCATCGACAGCAAACTTTCAAGCCAGGTCAATGCGATCCTGCATCATGACGCCTTTCAAAAGCTTGAGTCGTCGTGGCGCGGTCTGCATCACTTGGTGAGCAACACCGAGACCGATGAAAAGCTCAAGATCCGCTTTATCAACATCTCCAAGGCCGAAGTGGCCCGTGAACTGAAGAAGTTCAAAGGCGCTGCCTGGGACCAGAGCCCGCTGTTCAAGAAGATTTATGAGCATGAATACGGGCAGTTTGGCGGTGAGCCCTTCGGTGCATTGATCGCCGACTATTACTTCGATAACAGCCCGCCCGATGTCGAGCTGCTGGCCTCCATGGCCAAGATCGCCGCGGCGGCCCATGCGCCGTTAATCAGTTCTGCTGACCCTGGCGCCCTGTTGATGGACTCCTGGCAAGAGCTGGCCAACCCGCGCGACCTGGGCAAAATCTTCCAGACCCCGGAGCATGCTGCCTGGCGCAACTTCCGTAGCTCCGAAGACTCGCGCTACGTGGGCCTGACCTTGCCGCGCTTCCTCGGTCGCATCCCCTACGGCGCCAAAACCGCACCGGTGGACGACTTCAACTTTGAAGAAGTGACCCAGGGTGATTCGGCTAACTACCTGTGGGTCAATGCCGCCTATGCCATGGGCCTGAATATCAATCAGTCCTTCAAGCAGTTCGGCTGGTGTTCACAGATCCGTGGCATCGAGTCCGGCGGCGCAATCAGTGGCCTGCCGGTGCACACTTACCCAAGTGAAGACGGCGGGGTGGATATGACCTGCCCGACCGAAATCGCCATCAGCGACCGCCGTGAACTTGAACTGGCCAATAACGGTTTTATGCCGCTGGTGCATTGCAAGAACACCTCCATTGCCGCCTTTATCGGCGCGCAGTCCTTGCACAGCCCGCAGCAATACGACGACCCGGATGCCACGGCCAATGCCCGACTGGCCGCACGCCTGCCTTACTTGTTCGCGACTTGCCGTTTTGCCCACTATTTGAAATGCATCGTGCGTGACAAGATCGGCTCGTTCAAGGAACGTGCGGATATAGAAGAGTGGCTCAATAGCTGGATCATGCGGTATGTAGAGCTGAATCCGGCCACTGCGTCGGACGCAGCCAAAGCCCGTAAACCCTTGTCTGCTGCTGAAGTGGTGGTTGAAGAAGATCAAGATAATCCGGGCTTTTACCGGGCTAAGTTTTTCTTGTGCCCACATTATCAGTTGGAAGGCTTGACGGTTTCATTGCGATTGGTAACGAAGTTGCCATCTTTGAAAAACTAG
- a CDS encoding type VI secretion system tube protein Hcp yields the protein MILLDFKTKIKGSTTIGTAYKDQILLQSYAFNVSKHVQVQGSERPSSPAFMSELMFTKTADISSPNLFSNAIEGTSLGVATIVVLHTEGAKKNMPAVTIKLDDAVISSFSSQSAGAGQAAEHFSLNFTTISYEYHKFNGDKADGSVVKKFDLRTKVTS from the coding sequence ATGATTTTGTTGGATTTTAAAACGAAAATTAAAGGCAGCACCACGATAGGTACTGCATACAAAGATCAAATTCTTTTGCAGTCATACGCCTTTAATGTGTCTAAGCATGTTCAAGTACAAGGCAGTGAGCGCCCGTCCAGTCCGGCTTTTATGTCGGAGCTGATGTTTACGAAAACGGCTGATATATCGTCTCCCAATCTTTTTTCAAATGCCATTGAAGGTACGTCACTGGGGGTAGCGACGATCGTTGTATTGCACACAGAAGGCGCAAAGAAAAATATGCCTGCAGTGACCATTAAGCTTGACGACGCCGTCATCAGTTCTTTTTCTTCTCAGTCTGCGGGTGCGGGTCAAGCGGCTGAACACTTCAGCCTGAACTTCACGACGATCAGCTATGAATATCATAAGTTTAACGGTGATAAGGCGGATGGTTCGGTCGTGAAAAAATTCGACCTCAGAACAAAAGTTACTTCATAA
- the tssE gene encoding type VI secretion system baseplate subunit TssE — protein sequence MNDKAYTLLERLSMSVRAEVAPTLLVSRESFLSRLRADLSTLLNTSGLAGGLELGATPYVANSVINYGIGNIAGQTLSGLAPQTLERRIRHAIFTYEPRITRHSLQVSWIANSSEPMADLQFLIQGQLRSGMQVYPFKFCSLWNIQSGAVHIDTPDGAQLHG from the coding sequence ATGAATGATAAAGCCTATACATTGTTGGAACGTTTAAGTATGAGCGTTCGTGCTGAGGTTGCGCCCACTCTATTGGTAAGCAGAGAGTCGTTCTTGTCTCGACTGCGAGCCGACCTCAGTACGTTACTGAACACCAGCGGATTGGCGGGCGGCCTGGAACTTGGCGCAACGCCTTATGTCGCTAATTCAGTAATTAATTACGGCATCGGGAATATCGCTGGGCAGACCCTGTCAGGCCTTGCACCCCAAACCCTGGAAAGACGCATTCGGCATGCCATTTTTACTTACGAACCCAGAATTACTCGCCACAGTTTGCAAGTGTCGTGGATTGCAAATAGCAGTGAGCCAATGGCCGATCTGCAATTTTTGATTCAAGGGCAACTGCGTTCCGGGATGCAGGTTTATCCCTTCAAGTTTTGTTCCTTGTGGAATATCCAAAGCGGCGCGGTCCATATCGACACACCTGACGGCGCGCAACTCCATGGATGA